The Argiope bruennichi chromosome 9, qqArgBrue1.1, whole genome shotgun sequence genome contains a region encoding:
- the LOC129985166 gene encoding uncharacterized protein LOC129985166: protein MSNSILIENLNRRTDVSKLCEMFGKFGRILSANIETDSNLSSLCKGHITYDTSHSAHYAVKEMNGRNSSGRPIYVKHEETFTSPANSTESSYYKKIFVKNIDLSWDDYNLIGEFERFGEIEDAKVSQTDGQSNGYGFVKFQAHSSAKMAVDAMHNKMIDDRKLIVQPFTHKDKNKASSDSIKRVQEKFIQANNLFIKNLPKDMDENELKNIFKKCGAIQSVRIATDMAQNSKGYGFVCFYSEVAAAKARNQINGLSYKSKTLEVDFYRKKSDYNPAHSKIKESEKETDTFFPSDRKTVFSFSAKG from the coding sequence ATGTCAAATtctatattaatagaaaatcttAATCGAAGAACTGATGTATCAAAACTGTgtgaaatgtttggaaaatttggCAGAATTTTATCTGCAAATATTGAAACAGACAGCAATCTATCATCTCTTTGTAAAGGCCATATCACTTATGATACTTCTCACAGTGCACACTATGCTGTAAAAGAAATGAATGGAAGGAATAGTTCTGGTAGACCAATTTATGTAAAACATGAGGAAACTTTTACCAGTCCTGCTAATTCTACTGAaagttcatattataaaaaaatctttgtgaaaaatattgatttgagttgggatgattataatttaattggaGAATTTGAAAGATTTGGTGAAATTGAAGATGCAAAAGTTTCTCAAACTGATGGTCAATCAAATGGTTATGGTTTTGTTAAATTTCAGGCGCATTCTTCTGCTAAAATGGCTGTAGACGCAATGCACAATAAAATGATAGATGACAGAAAACTTATTGTCCAGCCTTTTACacacaaagataaaaataaagcaagttCAGATTCTATTAAGAGAGTTCAAGAAAAGTTTATTCAAGCCAACAATTTATTCATAAAGAATTTACCTAAAGATATGGATGAAAATgagcttaaaaatatctttaaaaaatgtggtGCAATTCAGAGTGTCAGAATTGCTACTGATATGGCACAAAATAGCAAAGGATAtggatttgtttgtttttatagtGAAGTAGCAGCAGCTAAAGCTCGAAACCAGATTAATGGTTTGAGTTACAAGTCTAAAACTTTGGAAGTGGATTTTTATCGAAAGAAATCAGATTACAATCCAGCCcattccaaaataaaagaaagtgagAAAGAGACAGATACATTTTTTCCTTCTGATCGGAAAACTGTGTTTTCTTTTTCAGCTAAAGGttga
- the LOC129983616 gene encoding serine/arginine-rich splicing factor 4-like, producing MGTRVYVGRLSWDCRERDLERFFKGYGRIREILIKNGFGFVEFDDYKDADDAVYELNGKELLGERVILEIARGPVRRTGGRLGFRRRGSWLDKYGPPTRTEYRLIVENLSSKVSWQDLKDYMRQAGEITYADAHKQRRNEGVVEFATYSDMKNAYNKLNDTELNGRRIRLIEDRSHRSRRFHSRSSSRSHSKSRSRSRSPHRSHSRSTSRSRSRSRSISHSKSPAKSVSRSPLRGEAMNSRSKSRSVSRSRARSASRSRSPSKSRSPKAKYENED from the exons ATGGGTACTAGAGTATATGTTGGTAGGTTAAGTTGGGATTGTAGAGAAAGAGACCTCGAGAGATTTTTCAAAGGTTATGGAAGAATTCGAGAAATTCTCATTAAGAATGGATTTGGCTTTGTG GAGTTTGATGATTACAAAGATGCAGATGATGCTGTTTATGAACTAAATGGAAAAGAACTGTTAGGTGAAAG gGTTATTTTAGAGATAGCACGTGGCCCAGTACGCAGAACTGGGGGCAGATTAGGATTTCGGAGACGTGGTAGCTGGCTGGATAA atatggACCTCCTACAAGAACAGAATATCGTTTAATTGTGGAAAATCTAAGTAGTAAAGTTAGCTGGCAG GATTTGAAAGATTACATGCGTCAAGCTGGAGAAATTACTTATGCTGATGCACATAAGCAACGAAGAAATGAAGG tgTTGTTGAGTTTGCTACTTATTCAGATATGAAAAATGCATACAACAAATTGAATGACACAGAACTGAATGGGCGCCGCATTCGTTTAATTGAAGATCGATCACATCGCTCTAGAAG atttcACTCAAGATCAAGTTCAAGATCCCATTCCAAAAGTCGCAGTCGTTCTCGCAGCCCTCATCGCAGTCACAGCAGAAGTACTAGTAGATCTCGCTCAAGATCGCGTTCCATATCCCATTCGAAATCACCTGCAAAGTCTGTATCCAGATCTCCACTCAGAGGAGAGGCCATGAATTCCAGGAGCAAAAGTCGGTCTGTCAGTCGAAGCAGGGCGAGGTCTGCCAGCCGTTCTCGATCTCCTTCGAAGTCCAGAAGTccaaaagcaaaatatgaaaatgaagattaa